The genomic region CTGCTTCTCCTGTGTGTGATGGTCAGTATGAAGCAAGGCTGTTACGATGCACATGCATGCAGAGCACTGACCTTCTCAGATGCGCAACGAATTCTTGCCTTGTCATGCCTTTCATCTCCTCGAGCTCATCTCGATAGTTTTCTACCTGCCAAACGAAGTGTGCTATGTAATCCCATCACATGAATAAAGCTACAGTTTTCTTCCATGGCACTTACGGGGAAATTGACGTGAGTAGCTGGACCTAGTATTTTAGAGCAGCCAGATCGTAAGCCCTCGTTGTCTTGTCTTCGGTGTCGTAACCACCTAATGACCAGATAAAATAAATAACCTTTCTTGTTTACGGATCTGCTAAACGCAGCTCGAAACAGCTAATTGATCAATAGAAAGCACGATTGGATAGGAAATGATTCTTCTTACCTAGATATACTATGTGGAGCATGCAACCAATCACATTCAGTCATGGCAAACCCTAGAATCACCATTTCAAAAATATAAAACAAAACCAAAATGTCAGAAATTAAAGGAGGTCTAAGATGATGGGTAAATGCTTGTTGCATCATTTTATTTTGGGTTTTTGTTAGCTATCAACCTTGTTTGCCTTTTCTAGTCTGCCCATCCTTCCTGCAGCTGTTGTCCCAGAGGTGG from Zea mays cultivar B73 chromosome 6, Zm-B73-REFERENCE-NAM-5.0, whole genome shotgun sequence harbors:
- the LOC103630034 gene encoding AP2-like ethylene-responsive transcription factor CRL5 isoform X2; the encoded protein is MDWERWIHWSRHRWTGRYEAHLWDNSCRKDGQTRKGKQGFAMTECDWLHAPHSISRWLRHRRQDNEGLRSGCSKILGPATHVNFPVENYRDELEEMKGMTRQEFVAHLRRRSSGFSRGASIYRGVTRHHQQGRWQSRIGRVAGNKDLYLDTFSRLHEAVQEKEHGLDSLESSTGDRSVH